The sequence ATACTATGGTCGTTACATTGATgaccttttcttcatttttactggtACAACAGAACAACTTCAAGAATTTCATCAATATTTAAACAGCACTAATCCTAACATCAAACTCAGTTTGGAATTcagcaacaaagaaataaacttctTGGACCTTCTAATATCACTGGATGAACAAGGCTCAATACACACATCTCTGTTCAGAAAAAGTACAGATCGAAAtactgttttacatgctgaatccTTCCATCCTAAGAGTCTCATTGAAAACATTCCATTTGGGCAATTTCAACGTCTCAAGCGCATCTGCAACTCTCAAACGGACTTCAATACCCAAGCTACGGAAATGCAACAGCGGTTCGTTCAAAGGGGCTACAAAGCAAAGACACTGAGTGGGGCTCTAACACGAGCAAAAACTTTGGACAGAAGAAATCTTCTCATAAGGAGACAGCGAGCtccatcacaaacaaaaaacagaattttctgtACTTTACAGTACAGCAACATGGCATACAAAATCAAAAACGCCATTACAAAAAACTGGTCCATACTGGCTTGTGACCCTTCACTGGGCCCCTTGTTCTCTGAGCCCCCCAGGTTTGCCTTTAAAAAAGCCCCCACCCTCAAGGACAAAATCGTCAAAAACTATTTGCCAGCATCAAAACTTGagacttttttcaaaaaacccaTTGGCACCTTCAGATGTGGGGCATGTGTCCATTGCACACAGATCAATCGTTCTACACATTTTATGGACTCTACATGCACCTACACTTTTAAATGTCGttcttttgcaaactgtaaTACAACACATGTGGTATACCGACTggactgtgtttgtgggtgtttttacattggtcgcacaaaaagaaaactgaaagagcgttttgcagaacacaaatatgctatccgtaaaggaaacatggaatatccgattgcaaaacatttcaagaacatGACCCACACAAACATTAATGAACTCACAATCATGGCAATTGAAGTTATTGAGAACACTCCCCGAGGGGGTGACAGGTTGAAAAGATTATTGCAGAGGGAAACCTTCTGGATCCACTCTTTGAAAGCAACTGTGTTCCCTGgactaaatgaagaaatagacttttctccgtttctgtaaatatattaatgtgttCTGAATGATTGTCTTTGATGATGAGGGTTTACTCACTGTTTCATGCCACTGTTTCCTATTCTACACACAGTGCCTTGCAGtcagtaattttttcattatttattttcttctatatgttaacatgatgcatcatggtttattattgaaatatagtgttacataatgagctttatttatgcattatggATGATATGCTTGCCTattgctctgtgaaaatattccaaagtgtttatattttatttgtcttttatgaatgaatacttgggtggagtcacatgaccacacatgatcatgtgacttcctgttaagtgttttttaaaagtagacttcctgctgttcagttcatttacaaatgttgcCCTGACGAAGACTTGGTGTCGAAACATGTTGGTGGTGTCCATGTAGCTAATAAAGGACTTTTAATTGAGTAAGTACAGAGTGCCTCGgacttttcttgcttcagttcaagtcacagttactgcttcagcaagttttttctgtatttctattcatCCGCGGGCCTGGTCCTTGTAGAGCACCTGCTTTTTACCCATTGTTCACACCTGTTTTGGAGCCATAAGCAGCACTCAACAATCCTCCcctttttttgcaaagtttttttcatctttgtttcaTTATTGTTCCATATAAAGTTATAATCTGACTGAAGAAATTGAAATGATCCTAATTCTTTAATTAGAAGTTAAATTAATGAATCACCTCAAGTATTACCTCTGTTGTTAATGATTGTTTGCATGACAGTCCAACAAGAAATTAAACCACATGTCTGCTTTTCTAAGTGATCATTTATCTACAGGCTCAAATTTTagtaaaatgacaagaacagcCGCTCTGGACTCAGTCACTTCATTTGATGTGAATACACACCAGTCACCGATTATGTAAAAGTCTTTTGAATTCTGCAAAACGTTCATTTTAATAAACAGATCATTAACCGCTGATGTATTGTTGAACAAGGCTCTGGTTTCTGGTCCTGGACGAAACATATAAAACCTCCACCTGCTACATAATGACACTCACTGATGTTGTAAAGTTGTGTATATGTGGATCAGATGTCAGTTTCCAACAGTCTGTGATTCTGTAACGCAGCAGGAGGAAGATCAGAAAGAAACTCTGCTGACAAGGTGAGAGTCCTTTAAATCTGTGATCATGTTTAGTTCATGTTGTTTGGAGctgaaataaaactattttattattgattCATGTGAGGAGATGATTGTAAGGATCTGTGAGTGACAGGAGCTAACTAATCTTTGAaacattagttgttttttttaattaaactatCTTTCTATCATCATGATTGGAATGTTTTCTTCTTAAATAGAAGAGGTTCAGTCCTTCCTCCAAATCAAATGTGTAGTAACTCGTGTATAAAGAGTATTtcagcagaaagaaaataaactgaCAGCATGTAACTGGACTTTTCAGAAAAAATAGTTTGTGTTATCTGCAAATGGTggaaattaaactttttcttGAGTCCATACCAGTGTTGGAAGGAGGGCTGTGAAGGTTTTGCATATTTAGTCAGTTCACACTTCATCATTATTTTATCCGGTTCATTTCTTCAGGCAAATGTTGTCCTGGTTC comes from Amphiprion ocellaris isolate individual 3 ecotype Okinawa chromosome 23, ASM2253959v1, whole genome shotgun sequence and encodes:
- the LOC129348173 gene encoding uncharacterized protein LOC129348173, with the translated sequence MRDYFWGYGKREQLQEFHQYLNSTNPNIKLSLEFSNKEINFLDLLISLDEQGSIHTSLFRKSTDRNTVLHAESFHPKSLIENIPFGQFQRLKRICNSQTDFNTQATEMQQRFVQRGYKAKTLSGALTRAKTLDRRNLLIRRQRAPSQTKNRIFCTLQYSNMAYKIKNAITKNWSILACDPSLGPLFSEPPRFAFKKAPTLKDKIVKNYLPASKLETFFKKPIGTFRCGACVHCTQINRSTHFMDSTCTYTFKCRSFANCNTTHVVYRLDCVCGCFYIGRTKRKLKERFAEHKYAIRKGNMEYPIAKHFKNMTHTNINELTIMAIEVIENTPRGGDRLKRLLQRETFWIHSLKATVFPGLNEEIDFSPFL